A genomic region of Runella rosea contains the following coding sequences:
- the hslV gene encoding ATP-dependent protease subunit HslV — MQPIHATTVVGIIHNGEVVVGADGQATMGNTVAKSNVRKVRSLAGGKVIAGFAGSTADAFTLIERFEEKLNAYGGNLKRAAIELAKDWRTDRYLRKLEAMMIVAGKDELLVISGTGDVLEPDNQVAAIGSGAMFAQSAALALKKHAQHLSAEDMVRESLHIAADICIYTNHNLVVEKVKE; from the coding sequence ATGCAACCAATTCATGCCACAACCGTAGTAGGTATCATTCATAACGGAGAAGTAGTAGTAGGAGCCGACGGACAGGCCACCATGGGAAATACCGTTGCCAAAAGCAACGTTCGTAAGGTAAGAAGTTTAGCGGGCGGAAAAGTAATTGCGGGATTCGCTGGCTCTACTGCCGACGCGTTTACGCTCATTGAGCGTTTTGAAGAAAAGCTCAATGCCTACGGCGGCAACCTCAAACGCGCCGCCATTGAACTCGCCAAAGACTGGCGCACCGACCGATACCTTCGCAAATTGGAAGCCATGATGATTGTGGCGGGAAAAGACGAGCTGCTCGTTATCTCAGGCACGGGCGATGTACTCGAACCCGACAATCAGGTGGCTGCTATCGGCTCAGGAGCGATGTTTGCCCAAAGTGCGGCCTTGGCGCTCAAAAAACACGCACAGCACCTTTCTGCCGAAGATATGGTCCGCGAAAGTCTACACATTGCTGCCGATATTTGTATCTATACCAACCACAATCTGGTAGTGGAGAAAGTCAAAGAATAA
- a CDS encoding pyruvate dehydrogenase complex dihydrolipoamide acetyltransferase, giving the protein MAEVIRMPKMSDTMTEGVIAAWNKKVGDVIKSGDIIAEVETDKATMDLESYQEGTLLYIGVEKGAAVPVDGIMAIVGAPGEDYKALLDGGAAPSQPAPAAAPAEQPAAAPAPAAAAPAPAANVNATIVRMPKMSDTMTEGVLVAWLKKVGDKVKSGDILAEVETDKATMELENYEDGTLLYVGAKEGEAVAVDGVIAIIGEDGADYQALLNSDGQPAPAAVAAPAPAAATSAAQAPQVSDNGTDSRIKASPLAKALAKDKNVDLTKITGSGEGGRIVKKDIDAAQSAPAKPVATPAAVPQAAAPAPTAALAPAGEYEDVPVSQMRKTIARRLSESLFTAPHFYLTMEITMDKAMELRGKINEVSPVKISFNDMVIKAAALALKQHPAVNSAWLGDKIRKYHYVNIGVAVAVDEGLLVPVVRDADKKVLSIIAGEVKEMAAKAKDKKLQPKDWEGNTFSISNLGMFGIDEFTAIINPPDSCIMAVGGIKKVAAFKEDGTIYPTNIMKVTLSCDHRVVDGATGSAFLQTFKKLLENPLGMLV; this is encoded by the coding sequence ATGGCAGAAGTAATCCGAATGCCCAAGATGTCCGATACCATGACCGAAGGCGTCATAGCAGCTTGGAACAAGAAAGTAGGAGATGTAATTAAATCAGGCGACATCATAGCCGAAGTAGAAACCGATAAAGCGACCATGGACTTGGAGTCGTACCAAGAAGGTACACTTTTGTACATTGGGGTAGAAAAAGGCGCTGCCGTACCCGTAGATGGCATCATGGCGATTGTGGGTGCGCCCGGCGAAGATTACAAGGCGCTGCTTGATGGCGGTGCTGCTCCATCTCAACCCGCGCCTGCCGCAGCTCCCGCTGAGCAACCAGCGGCGGCACCTGCTCCCGCAGCAGCAGCCCCTGCACCCGCCGCGAATGTCAACGCGACAATCGTTCGGATGCCTAAAATGAGCGATACCATGACCGAAGGAGTACTGGTAGCATGGCTAAAAAAAGTAGGAGACAAAGTAAAATCAGGCGATATTTTGGCCGAAGTCGAAACCGACAAAGCCACCATGGAACTTGAAAACTACGAAGACGGCACCTTACTCTACGTTGGAGCCAAGGAAGGCGAAGCTGTTGCCGTAGATGGCGTTATTGCCATCATTGGCGAAGACGGCGCTGATTATCAAGCTTTATTGAACAGCGATGGTCAACCAGCCCCCGCTGCAGTCGCAGCACCTGCTCCTGCAGCCGCTACTTCTGCTGCTCAGGCCCCGCAAGTCTCAGACAACGGCACCGACTCTCGCATCAAAGCATCGCCTTTGGCAAAAGCGTTGGCAAAAGATAAAAACGTTGATTTAACCAAAATCACGGGTTCGGGCGAAGGTGGACGTATTGTTAAGAAAGACATTGACGCCGCACAATCAGCCCCTGCCAAGCCCGTAGCCACTCCAGCTGCTGTACCGCAGGCCGCTGCTCCTGCACCAACCGCCGCTCTTGCGCCCGCGGGCGAATACGAGGACGTGCCAGTGTCGCAAATGCGCAAGACCATTGCTCGTCGTTTGAGTGAAAGTTTGTTTACAGCTCCGCATTTCTACCTTACCATGGAAATTACCATGGACAAAGCCATGGAATTGCGCGGCAAAATCAACGAAGTTAGCCCTGTCAAAATATCATTTAATGACATGGTCATCAAAGCCGCTGCGTTGGCATTGAAACAACACCCTGCCGTTAACTCTGCGTGGCTAGGTGATAAGATTCGCAAATACCATTACGTAAATATTGGGGTTGCCGTAGCCGTTGACGAAGGTCTGTTGGTTCCCGTAGTACGTGATGCCGATAAGAAAGTACTTTCAATCATTGCTGGAGAAGTGAAAGAAATGGCCGCCAAAGCCAAGGATAAAAAACTCCAGCCTAAAGATTGGGAAGGCAACACATTCTCTATTTCAAACCTTGGAATGTTTGGAATCGACGAATTTACGGCCATTATCAATCCGCCAGATTCCTGCATCATGGCCGTGGGAGGCATCAAGAAAGTAGCCGCTTTCAAAGAAGATGGTACGATTTATCCAACCAACATCATGAAAGTAACGCTCTCATGCGACCACCGCGTGGTAGATGGCGCTACTGGTTCGGCCTTCCTCCAAACGTTTAAGAAACTGTTGGAGAATCCGCTCGGAATGTTGGTATAA
- a CDS encoding Uma2 family endonuclease produces the protein MGLPARNHQFYTIAEYLELERQTGIKYEYEDGEVFAMAGGTATHSLIGGNAVAELRRVLKNRPCNAYNSDLKIAISEEKYRYADASVICGPVEYFDENPEAAQNPVLIVEVLSESSESYDRGEKFKKYRQIPTFREYVLIEQRFPLVEVFFKIDEKTWQYRVYEQLDQMVQLDSIEAEIPLSELYSGVIFNEQTSN, from the coding sequence ATGGGTTTGCCAGCACGCAATCATCAATTTTATACCATTGCTGAATACCTCGAACTTGAACGCCAAACCGGCATTAAGTACGAGTATGAAGACGGTGAAGTATTTGCGATGGCCGGAGGAACGGCCACGCATAGCCTCATCGGGGGAAACGCAGTAGCAGAACTCCGCCGTGTTCTCAAAAATCGCCCGTGTAATGCCTACAACAGCGACCTTAAAATCGCAATCAGTGAAGAAAAATATCGCTACGCCGACGCTTCAGTGATTTGCGGGCCTGTAGAGTATTTTGATGAGAATCCTGAAGCAGCCCAAAACCCCGTATTGATTGTAGAAGTACTTTCCGAAAGTTCAGAATCGTACGACCGCGGTGAGAAATTTAAAAAATACCGTCAAATTCCTACTTTCAGGGAATATGTATTAATTGAACAACGCTTTCCGTTGGTAGAAGTATTTTTTAAGATAGACGAAAAGACTTGGCAATACCGGGTGTATGAACAATTGGACCAAATGGTTCAGTTAGATTCTATCGAAGCCGAAATTCCGCTTTCTGAATTATACAGCGGAGTGATTTTTAATGAACAAACATCGAACTAA
- the lepA gene encoding translation elongation factor 4: MKHIRNFCIIAHIDHGKSTLADRLLEFTKTVTNRQMQAQLLDDMDLERERGITIKSHAIQMDYLYKGEKYTLNLIDTPGHVDFSYEVSRSIAACEGALLLVDASQGVEAQTISNLYLAMNQGLVIIPVLNKIDLPGAMPEEVKDEMEDLLGCDRDDIIPASGKAGIGIEEILAAIIERVPAPKGNPDIELQALIFDSVFNSYRGIEVIFRVQNGSIRKGDKVKFVATGKEYNADEIGTLRLEKEPKDVIECGDVGYLISGIKVAREVKVGDTITHVDKPSKEPIKGFEEVKPMVFAGLYPVETSEFEEMREAMEKLQLNDAALVWEPETSAALGFGFRCGFLGMLHMEIVQERLEREFDMTVITTVPSVKFNVVTTKGNMLEVSAPSEMPEPNYIEWIEEPFIKAQIITKSEYIGPILKLCMDKRGLLKNQNYLTAERVELVFEMPLAEVVFDFFDKLKTISRGYASLDYELLDYRESDMIKLDVMLNGDGIDALSAIVHRTKAYEWGKKLCEKLRELIPRQMFEIAIQAAIGQKIIARETVKAMRKDVLAKCYGGDISRKRKLLEKQKKGKKRMRQVGSVEIPQEAFMAVLKIN, translated from the coding sequence ATGAAACACATTCGTAATTTCTGCATTATTGCCCACATTGACCACGGCAAAAGCACGCTGGCCGACCGCTTATTGGAGTTTACCAAGACGGTCACTAACCGTCAAATGCAAGCCCAGCTACTTGATGACATGGATTTGGAGCGTGAGCGCGGTATCACCATTAAGAGCCACGCCATCCAAATGGATTATTTATATAAAGGCGAAAAATACACCCTTAATTTGATTGATACGCCCGGCCACGTGGATTTTAGCTATGAGGTATCGCGCTCAATTGCCGCCTGCGAAGGCGCGCTGTTGCTCGTAGATGCTTCGCAGGGCGTGGAGGCACAAACGATTTCCAACCTATATTTAGCTATGAATCAGGGGTTGGTTATCATCCCCGTTTTAAACAAAATTGACCTTCCCGGTGCCATGCCCGAAGAAGTCAAAGACGAAATGGAAGACCTCCTCGGCTGCGACCGCGACGATATTATTCCTGCCTCAGGAAAAGCAGGCATCGGCATTGAAGAAATTTTAGCGGCCATTATTGAGCGTGTTCCCGCCCCGAAAGGCAATCCTGATATTGAACTCCAAGCCCTGATTTTTGACTCTGTTTTTAACTCTTATCGAGGTATTGAAGTTATTTTCCGTGTTCAGAACGGAAGCATCCGCAAAGGCGACAAGGTAAAATTTGTGGCCACGGGCAAAGAATACAATGCCGACGAAATCGGGACGCTACGTCTGGAAAAAGAACCCAAAGATGTGATTGAATGCGGCGATGTAGGGTACTTGATTTCGGGTATCAAAGTAGCCCGTGAAGTAAAAGTTGGGGATACGATTACGCACGTAGATAAACCTTCCAAAGAACCTATCAAAGGTTTTGAAGAAGTAAAGCCAATGGTTTTTGCGGGACTTTACCCCGTCGAAACCAGCGAGTTTGAAGAAATGCGGGAAGCCATGGAAAAGCTGCAACTCAACGATGCAGCCCTCGTGTGGGAGCCAGAAACGTCGGCGGCGTTAGGCTTCGGTTTCCGTTGCGGCTTCTTAGGAATGTTGCACATGGAAATCGTGCAAGAACGCCTAGAACGGGAGTTTGACATGACCGTGATTACGACCGTTCCTTCGGTAAAATTCAACGTCGTGACCACCAAAGGAAACATGCTCGAAGTAAGTGCGCCTTCTGAAATGCCCGAACCAAACTATATTGAGTGGATTGAAGAGCCTTTTATCAAAGCACAAATCATCACGAAGTCAGAATACATTGGGCCTATTTTGAAGCTCTGTATGGACAAGCGAGGCCTGCTCAAAAACCAAAATTACCTTACCGCCGAACGCGTAGAGTTGGTATTTGAAATGCCGTTGGCCGAAGTAGTGTTTGACTTTTTCGATAAGTTAAAAACCATCTCGCGGGGGTATGCTTCGCTCGACTATGAGCTGTTGGACTACCGTGAGTCAGACATGATTAAACTCGATGTGATGCTCAACGGCGACGGGATAGATGCGCTTTCGGCCATTGTACACCGTACCAAAGCCTACGAATGGGGAAAGAAACTTTGCGAAAAATTGCGCGAGCTTATTCCGCGTCAGATGTTTGAAATTGCCATTCAAGCCGCTATTGGACAAAAAATCATTGCCCGCGAAACCGTCAAAGCCATGCGTAAAGACGTATTGGCCAAGTGTTACGGAGGAGATATTTCCCGTAAACGTAAGCTGTTGGAAAAACAGAAAAAAGGAAAGAAACGGATGCGTCAGGTCGGTAGCGTAGAGATACCGCAAGAGGCATTTATGGCGGTGTTAAAGATTAATTAA